One Lycium barbarum isolate Lr01 chromosome 5, ASM1917538v2, whole genome shotgun sequence genomic window carries:
- the LOC132640345 gene encoding AT-hook motif nuclear-localized protein 15, whose product MANRWWAGNIAMNPMVSSRSNTEEENNPRREQEFMDTTTIEPITTTTTNSSGSNNTNPNPNEGDENIQSPGGLSSGPSSSGQRRARGRPPGSKNKPKPPIIVTKETPNSLKSHVLEIKTGSDIIESIATFANSRGRGVSVLSGSGIVTNVKLRQPAMAGGVITLHGRFEILSLSGAFLPSSNSPVGATATGLTVYLAGSQGQVVGGNVAGELIASGPVMVIAATFANATFDRLPLEDEEEENNVSEGMQMQLPTNAGVGNGGTGSLQGDDPSPPPSMAMYNLPTNVLPNGQMPHEVFWATPPSRPPPSY is encoded by the coding sequence ATGGCTAACCGATGGTGGGCTGGAAATATAGCTATGAATCCAATGGTTTCATCAAGAAGCAACACAGAAGAAGAAAATAACCCCAGAAGAGAGCAAGAATTCATGGATACAACGACTATCGAACCCATCACAACTACCACCACAAATAGCAGTGGAAGCAACAACACAAATCCAAACCCTAATGAAGGAGATGAGAATATCCAGAGTCCTGGAGGTCTGTCCTCGGGACCGTCGTCCAGTGGACAGCGTAGGGCTAGAGGAAGACCTCCAGGCTCAAAGAACAAACCCAAACCACCAATAATAGTTACTAAGGAAACCCCAAATTCCCTTAAGAGCCACGTGTTGGAAATTAAAACCGGTAGTGACATAATTGAAAGCATAGCCACGTTCGCTAATAGTCGCGGACGTGGCGTGTCCGTTTTGAGCGGAAGTGGGATAGTGACAAATGTGAAATTACGCCAACCGGCTATGGCCGGGGGCGTAATTACACTACATGGCAGATTCGAGATATTATCTCTCTCGGGAGCCTTTTTGCCTTCATCGAATTCGCCAGTTGGAGCTACGGCTACTGGACTAACGGTGTACTTAGCTGGAAGTCAAGGACAAGTTGTTGGTGGAAATGTTGCGGGTGAATTAATTGCGTCAGGGCCAGTTATGGTAATTGCAGCAACTTTTGCAAATGCTACATTTGATAGATTACCATTAGAGGATGAAGAGGAGGAGAATAATGTAAGTGAAGGGATGCAAATGCAATTACCTACAAATGCAGGGGTTGGTAATGGTGGTACTGGTAGTTTGCAGGGTGATGATCCATCTCCTCCTCCTTCTATGGCTATGTACAATTTGCCCACTAATGTTTTGCCTAATGGTCAAATGCCCCATGAAGTTTTCTGGGCTACTCCTCCTTCAAGGCCTCCTCCATCCTATTAA